A part of Desulfitibacter alkalitolerans DSM 16504 genomic DNA contains:
- a CDS encoding (Fe-S)-binding protein encodes MSKAYLESIKKCSRCGGCQAHCPLYLETFREQMVARGKMELLENLQKGSIQWNKKLADIFSACLLCGSCTESCPNGVFADKLIMHGRKELVENRGLPIIKKNIFQHLLKYNGRLNIAGKILYLYQKIGLQKLLRVAPILNLVSNDLGNIEAMLPKVASGPFRGRFPYRNTVENPRLKVAYFTGCMTNLINHNVGYNIMKLLKAHGVEVLIPEQVCCGVPAYASGDFAAGNFLAQENLKNFLSEEVDYYIFDCATCLSTWLDYPELLETDKAAKASKKLMDINHFLVEVLDIRIDAVEYGVKVTYHDPCHLKRTQRGRTAPRELLKRLEPAYEFVEMDLADQCCGSAGSFGLTHYKLSQQVGKRKLDGIKESKASIVATACPSCMMQLSHVLKNDKSQSSVKHLVEIVGACFHRS; translated from the coding sequence ATGAGCAAAGCATATCTTGAGAGCATAAAAAAATGCAGTAGATGCGGAGGCTGTCAGGCCCATTGTCCCCTTTACCTAGAAACATTTAGAGAACAAATGGTGGCCAGGGGAAAGATGGAGCTCCTTGAAAATCTTCAAAAAGGCTCTATCCAATGGAACAAAAAGCTTGCAGATATCTTTTCTGCCTGTCTGCTATGTGGAAGCTGTACAGAATCCTGCCCAAATGGTGTCTTTGCTGATAAGCTAATAATGCATGGCAGGAAAGAGCTTGTAGAGAATAGAGGTCTGCCCATCATTAAGAAAAATATTTTTCAACACCTGCTTAAATACAATGGGCGTTTAAATATTGCTGGTAAAATACTTTATCTGTATCAAAAAATAGGCTTGCAAAAGCTCCTGCGGGTCGCTCCAATCTTAAATTTGGTGTCCAACGATCTGGGAAACATTGAGGCCATGCTGCCAAAGGTTGCCTCTGGTCCATTTCGTGGCAGGTTTCCTTATAGAAATACAGTTGAAAACCCACGGTTAAAAGTAGCCTATTTTACAGGGTGTATGACAAATCTAATTAATCATAACGTGGGATATAATATTATGAAGCTTTTAAAAGCCCATGGAGTAGAGGTATTAATACCAGAACAAGTATGCTGTGGTGTACCGGCTTATGCCAGTGGAGACTTTGCAGCAGGGAACTTCCTTGCACAAGAAAATCTGAAAAACTTTCTTTCAGAAGAAGTGGACTATTACATTTTTGACTGTGCCACGTGTCTTTCCACCTGGTTAGATTATCCTGAACTTTTAGAAACTGATAAAGCAGCAAAAGCTTCAAAAAAACTCATGGATATAAATCACTTTCTTGTGGAGGTGCTGGATATAAGAATTGATGCTGTTGAGTATGGTGTTAAAGTGACTTATCATGATCCCTGTCATTTAAAACGAACACAAAGAGGCAGAACAGCCCCGCGAGAACTCTTGAAGAGACTTGAGCCTGCTTATGAATTTGTTGAGATGGATCTTGCAGATCAATGCTGTGGTTCTGCCGGCTCCTTTGGCCTTACCCATTACAAGTTGTCCCAACAGGTAGGGAAAAGAAAGCTGGATGGGATTAAAGAGAGTAAGGCAAGTATTGTAGCTACAGCCTGTCCTTCCTGTATGATGCAGTTGTCCCATGTTTTAAAAAACGATAAAAGCCAGTCATCAGTCAAGCATTTGGTAGAAATTGTGGGAGCATGCTTTCACAGAAGTTAG
- a CDS encoding FAD-binding oxidoreductase, translated as MGSFVKGMMKLERRVIEKIIDIVGKENVYTNKEDRICYSYDATFQRQIPGLVVLPGSVQEIQAVVRLANLEKIPLFPRGAGTGLSGGSIPMDTGIAVVLTRLNSIKEINKNDMLCVVEPGVVTEKLQHQVDKAGLFYPPDPASLKTCTIGGNVAENAGGPRALKYGVTRNYVMGLQVITPTGEIMHVGGRTVKNVTGYDLTGLLTGSEGTLGIITEAILRLLPKPKAIKTALVTFKQLEDAAAAVSGMILEGVTPTTLEIMDKITIICVERHVKLGLPLDVESILIIEVDGSETAVNEDMERVKKVCQKFNCGDFQIASGVQERDALWKARRSVSSAVVQLKPTKISEDATVPRSRIPEMVKRLNAIGKKYDLFLPVFGHAGDGNLHPNIIVDKNDKEEMQRVEKATEEIFKAALELGGTLSGEHGIGTMKKPFLELELGAVGIEYLRAIKKAVDPNNILNPGKII; from the coding sequence GTGGGCAGCTTTGTTAAGGGGATGATGAAACTGGAAAGAAGAGTTATAGAGAAAATTATAGATATTGTTGGCAAGGAAAATGTTTATACAAATAAAGAAGATAGAATATGTTACTCATATGATGCTACCTTTCAAAGGCAAATACCAGGGCTTGTAGTATTACCAGGAAGCGTTCAAGAGATACAGGCTGTTGTAAGGCTTGCCAATTTAGAAAAGATTCCATTATTCCCTCGGGGTGCAGGAACAGGACTAAGTGGAGGCTCTATTCCCATGGATACTGGGATAGCCGTAGTTTTGACTAGACTTAATTCCATTAAAGAAATTAACAAAAATGATATGTTGTGTGTTGTTGAACCAGGAGTAGTGACAGAAAAGCTCCAGCATCAGGTAGACAAAGCTGGACTATTCTATCCACCTGATCCTGCTAGCTTGAAAACCTGTACAATAGGGGGAAATGTGGCAGAGAATGCTGGGGGGCCCAGGGCCCTAAAGTATGGTGTAACCAGGAATTACGTAATGGGTCTTCAAGTCATAACGCCAACAGGGGAAATCATGCATGTTGGAGGAAGGACAGTTAAAAATGTTACGGGTTACGATTTAACTGGACTGCTTACTGGAAGCGAGGGGACCCTGGGTATCATAACGGAAGCTATCCTTAGGCTTTTGCCCAAGCCCAAAGCTATTAAGACGGCCCTGGTAACTTTTAAACAATTAGAAGATGCCGCCGCTGCAGTTTCCGGTATGATCTTGGAGGGTGTTACACCCACAACTTTGGAAATAATGGATAAAATTACAATTATCTGTGTGGAAAGACATGTCAAACTAGGATTGCCTCTGGATGTAGAGTCTATTTTGATAATAGAAGTTGATGGATCAGAAACTGCAGTTAATGAGGATATGGAAAGGGTTAAGAAAGTATGTCAAAAATTTAACTGTGGGGACTTCCAAATTGCTTCTGGGGTTCAAGAAAGGGATGCACTTTGGAAAGCAAGGCGGTCTGTATCTTCAGCAGTAGTTCAACTCAAACCTACCAAAATTTCAGAAGATGCAACTGTACCCAGGAGCAGGATACCCGAGATGGTAAAAAGGCTTAATGCTATAGGCAAAAAATATGATCTTTTCCTGCCGGTCTTTGGTCATGCAGGAGACGGGAACCTGCATCCCAATATTATTGTTGATAAAAATGATAAAGAAGAAATGCAACGTGTAGAAAAAGCAACAGAAGAAATATTTAAGGCTGCTCTGGAATTAGGTGGTACACTATCGGGGGAACACGGTATTGGTACAATGAAAAAACCATTTTTAGAACTGGAACTAGGTGCTGTGGGTATTGAGTATCTTAGAGCCATAAAAAAGGCAGTAGACCCCAACAACATCTTAAACCCAGGGAAGATTATATAG
- the larA gene encoding nickel-dependent lactate racemase, producing the protein MVIVKIPFNKDEMEVCISEKNFLGVLEPNPVNGLVNLKSKIIEALRKPINSRPLVELASGKKRIVIVITDITRPTPDHLLIPAILKELEGVGVNRKDITILVATGLHRPNNRIELSERLGEDVVNQYRIVNHVAINKEEQVYLGQTTQDCPIWINRIVAEADLVISTGIIEPHFYAGFSGGRKNIAIGVAGEETIMFQHRCQVFDHPCTQIGNVEGNIFHENAMEIAQKVGLDFMVNVVLNNKGEVAGIIAGHVKDAFDEGVRIGKAVYQVEIEEQADIAIAGIGFPKDTNLYQATRGASCIAFSPYPAVKKGGLIIIPAETREGAGQGVGEQRFYQLMKKAEGPEEIIYHIKENGFPAGGQRAYLMGLTLRYAKICITNSKTPEVVRQMHMKAKETILEALVYGMQIHGKNAKVIVLPHSLQVITTKNK; encoded by the coding sequence ATGGTAATTGTAAAAATTCCTTTTAATAAAGATGAAATGGAAGTATGTATATCTGAAAAAAATTTCTTGGGTGTATTAGAACCCAATCCCGTTAATGGATTGGTAAACCTAAAGAGTAAAATTATAGAGGCACTTAGAAAACCAATAAATTCTAGACCACTTGTTGAACTTGCGAGTGGTAAGAAGAGGATAGTCATTGTAATTACTGATATTACCAGACCTACTCCTGATCATTTATTAATTCCTGCAATTTTAAAGGAGCTAGAAGGTGTTGGAGTTAACCGAAAAGACATTACCATACTAGTTGCTACGGGTCTTCATAGGCCCAATAATAGGATAGAGCTATCAGAAAGACTTGGAGAGGATGTAGTTAACCAGTATCGTATTGTCAATCATGTTGCTATCAATAAAGAGGAACAGGTATATCTGGGACAGACTACACAAGATTGCCCCATATGGATTAATAGGATTGTTGCAGAGGCTGATTTAGTCATCAGTACAGGGATAATTGAGCCCCATTTTTATGCCGGGTTTAGTGGAGGAAGAAAAAATATAGCCATAGGCGTAGCTGGAGAAGAAACAATCATGTTCCAGCATAGATGCCAGGTTTTTGATCATCCATGTACCCAGATTGGAAATGTAGAGGGCAATATCTTTCACGAAAATGCCATGGAGATAGCCCAAAAAGTTGGTTTGGATTTTATGGTTAATGTTGTTTTGAATAACAAAGGCGAAGTAGCCGGCATAATAGCAGGGCATGTTAAAGATGCCTTTGATGAGGGTGTTAGAATAGGTAAGGCAGTTTATCAGGTGGAAATTGAAGAACAAGCAGATATTGCCATTGCTGGTATCGGTTTTCCTAAAGATACAAACCTATATCAAGCAACTCGCGGGGCCAGTTGTATAGCATTTAGTCCTTATCCTGCTGTCAAAAAAGGAGGCCTTATAATTATACCTGCTGAGACCCGGGAGGGAGCTGGGCAGGGAGTGGGTGAACAACGATTTTATCAGCTCATGAAAAAAGCCGAGGGTCCCGAGGAGATCATTTACCATATTAAAGAAAATGGTTTTCCAGCTGGGGGACAGCGTGCCTATTTAATGGGTTTAACATTAAGGTATGCAAAGATATGTATTACCAATTCCAAGACTCCAGAAGTGGTTAGGCAAATGCATATGAAAGCCAAGGAAACCATATTGGAGGCTCTTGTATATGGCATGCAAATTCATGGTAAAAATGCAAAGGTGATAGTGCTTCCTCATAGCCTGCAGGTTATTACTACCAAGAATAAATAG
- a CDS encoding tripartite tricarboxylate transporter substrate binding protein, giving the protein MKKVKMIFMIVLVVFSLCVVLTGCNTSNNAGGSNGGGDDQQAINFPTRPITLIVPYSAGGGSDLISRRLAQTGAEDVLGVPINVINMPGGSGAVGYAELTNRAADGYTLVNCTSTIVTLKLLGHLDLNHDDFKIVIGYNYEPAAIGVYAGLGIDTLEEFIEYSKQKTVSMGTTAEGGIWNIATHAAEEDLGVKWNIIPDGGGGAGPVIEAAGGNIDAVTASPLEIFGQAEAGNLKFLAIMSDERLEAFPDIPTFKELGYNTVVTTTRSLLAHKDTPQEIIDILYEAFLVSANSQEYKEFVKNSGAGWLNYDGAKMKEVYDRENEIFAKILN; this is encoded by the coding sequence ATGAAAAAAGTGAAAATGATCTTTATGATTGTCCTGGTTGTTTTTTCTTTGTGTGTTGTGTTGACAGGCTGTAATACTTCAAATAATGCAGGTGGAAGTAATGGTGGAGGAGATGATCAGCAGGCAATCAATTTCCCCACTAGACCTATTACCTTGATTGTTCCTTATAGTGCAGGTGGGGGTTCAGATTTGATATCAAGAAGGCTAGCTCAAACAGGAGCCGAAGATGTACTTGGTGTTCCAATCAACGTAATTAACATGCCTGGTGGATCTGGAGCAGTAGGATATGCAGAACTAACAAATAGGGCAGCAGATGGTTATACACTAGTTAACTGTACATCTACTATAGTTACTTTAAAGCTTTTAGGCCATTTAGATCTTAACCATGATGACTTTAAAATTGTTATTGGCTATAATTACGAGCCAGCAGCAATTGGTGTCTACGCCGGGCTTGGCATTGATACCCTTGAAGAATTTATAGAATACTCCAAACAAAAAACAGTTTCCATGGGCACTACTGCAGAAGGCGGCATCTGGAATATTGCAACCCATGCAGCAGAAGAAGACCTTGGAGTTAAGTGGAATATAATTCCTGATGGAGGCGGTGGTGCAGGTCCAGTAATCGAAGCTGCAGGTGGAAACATTGATGCAGTTACTGCTAGTCCCCTGGAGATCTTCGGACAGGCTGAAGCTGGTAACCTGAAATTCTTGGCCATCATGTCAGATGAAAGATTAGAGGCTTTTCCAGATATACCTACTTTTAAAGAATTAGGTTACAACACTGTGGTCACCACAACTAGATCACTATTAGCCCATAAAGATACCCCCCAAGAGATCATTGATATCCTGTACGAAGCATTTTTGGTATCTGCAAATTCTCAGGAATACAAAGAATTTGTTAAGAATTCTGGTGCTGGTTGGTTGAACTATGATGGTGCAAAGATGAAGGAAGTATATGACAGGGAAAATGAAATTTTTGCAAAAATTCTTAATTAA
- a CDS encoding tripartite tricarboxylate transporter permease: MIEQFYHAVAMVFDPYALLVLAGGVLLGIIFGAIPGLTATMGVAILIPITFVMDASVGLVMLVGIYCGGIYGGAISAILVSIPGTPSGMMTTLDGYPMGQRGEAGKAIGIATYSSFIGGIVSAIVLILAAPQLAKMALSFGAAEYFMIAVFGLSIIASISSESIVKGLISGVLGMMMTIVGMDYVTSTPRFTFGVISLLSGFAFIPMMIGLFGMREFLTQVALRRYNFKVEQNVKNILPTWKEFKNLLPTNIRGGFLGSLIGALPGAGGPIASFLSYDFARRLSKKAENYGKGEPEGVAASESANNGVTGGALIPMLTLGVPGDGVTAVMLGAFMVHNLRPGPSLFVNHGDLVFAIYIGLILSCFFLLGFGMIGARFFAKILTLPMPVLLPFISVLTIVGAFAIRNSIFDIWVMLGFGVFGYILYMFKFPPMPMILGIVLGPIAESNLRRALLVSEGSWLIFIQRPISLVLLFLTILLVAYPYVTGVHKRKSELEKASKSK; this comes from the coding sequence ATGATAGAGCAGTTTTATCATGCAGTGGCAATGGTTTTTGATCCCTATGCTTTATTGGTGCTAGCAGGTGGGGTTTTGTTGGGGATTATTTTTGGAGCGATTCCCGGTCTTACTGCAACCATGGGTGTAGCTATCTTAATCCCCATAACATTTGTTATGGATGCTTCTGTAGGATTAGTTATGCTTGTGGGGATTTATTGTGGGGGCATTTATGGAGGAGCAATTTCAGCAATTCTAGTTAGTATTCCTGGCACACCGTCGGGAATGATGACTACATTAGATGGCTATCCAATGGGGCAAAGAGGAGAAGCAGGAAAGGCGATAGGAATTGCAACTTATAGTTCTTTTATAGGGGGAATTGTGAGTGCAATAGTACTGATACTTGCTGCTCCTCAATTGGCCAAGATGGCCCTTTCCTTTGGTGCAGCTGAATATTTTATGATTGCCGTGTTTGGTTTGAGTATTATTGCTAGTATTTCCAGTGAATCCATTGTTAAAGGTTTAATATCTGGGGTGCTAGGCATGATGATGACAATAGTTGGTATGGATTATGTAACCAGTACTCCTCGATTTACCTTTGGAGTGATAAGCCTGTTATCAGGCTTTGCCTTCATTCCTATGATGATTGGGTTGTTTGGAATGAGGGAATTTTTAACACAAGTAGCACTTAGAAGATATAACTTTAAGGTTGAGCAGAATGTAAAGAACATTCTACCCACCTGGAAGGAATTTAAGAATCTATTACCCACAAATATTCGTGGCGGATTCCTGGGGTCGCTTATAGGGGCTTTGCCAGGGGCTGGTGGTCCTATTGCTTCATTTCTCTCCTATGACTTTGCCAGAAGACTATCAAAAAAAGCAGAGAATTATGGAAAGGGTGAGCCAGAGGGAGTTGCAGCTTCTGAATCAGCGAATAATGGGGTTACCGGAGGGGCTTTAATTCCTATGCTAACCCTAGGAGTTCCTGGGGATGGCGTTACTGCTGTTATGCTTGGTGCATTTATGGTACATAACCTCAGGCCTGGGCCATCCCTTTTTGTCAATCATGGCGATTTGGTTTTTGCTATATACATTGGGCTAATCCTTTCATGTTTTTTCTTGTTGGGATTTGGGATGATTGGAGCTCGGTTTTTTGCAAAAATTTTAACTCTGCCAATGCCCGTTTTGCTCCCTTTTATTTCAGTATTGACAATTGTTGGAGCCTTTGCCATTAGAAATTCTATATTTGATATCTGGGTAATGCTGGGATTTGGGGTGTTTGGTTATATCCTGTACATGTTTAAATTTCCCCCAATGCCTATGATTCTTGGTATTGTTTTGGGTCCCATTGCTGAGTCAAATCTGAGGCGTGCATTATTGGTTTCTGAAGGTAGTTGGTTAATCTTTATACAAAGACCAATAAGCCTTGTTCTTCTTTTTCTTACTATATTGCTTGTAGCTTACCCCTATGTAACTGGTGTCCACAAACGTAAAAGTGAGTTAGAAAAGGCGTCCAAATCAAAATAA
- a CDS encoding tripartite tricarboxylate transporter TctB family protein, whose amino-acid sequence MKNWYKNRDLIAGIFLLIFSGWVYFTTQKIPVGKISGMPPTFFPSFLAITLAVLSVLLIISAIKDILRKVKHEYEEQDIIKVVLLVLSIVFYTILLKYIGFIYTTILYLVATITLLKGGRLIKTIPIAIIISVSVYYIFGNFFRIPLP is encoded by the coding sequence ATGAAAAACTGGTATAAAAATAGAGATTTAATTGCAGGGATATTTCTTTTGATTTTTAGTGGTTGGGTATATTTTACTACACAAAAAATACCTGTTGGTAAAATTAGTGGTATGCCTCCAACTTTTTTCCCATCGTTTTTGGCTATTACCCTTGCTGTGTTGAGTGTGCTGCTTATTATAAGTGCCATTAAAGATATTCTTAGAAAGGTCAAACATGAATATGAGGAGCAGGATATTATCAAGGTTGTGCTATTAGTATTAAGTATTGTTTTTTATACTATACTGCTTAAGTATATTGGCTTTATATATACAACAATTTTGTATCTGGTTGCAACCATTACTTTGCTTAAGGGTGGAAGATTAATAAAAACAATTCCAATAGCCATAATCATATCAGTTAGCGTGTACTATATTTTTGGCAATTTCTTTCGGATTCCTTTGCCTTAA
- a CDS encoding glycyl radical protein: MAQVAYLTEQEKRIESGHGQMSPRSRINGFLSKFRDQVPRIDIQRAVLFTESMSQTEEYPMNIRRAKALHHIFNHIDVVIEDNELIVGTCGGAGRHSILFPELRGPWLEKALKAAKEGNGYRITDKEIQIIKEKVIPYWKGKSAHERYLSMLPNETKELIYGDDDWGSAGLLQDNANINATLNWAGHYKKVIDKGLLAIKKEMEERLSQVRNNDYNKKAFLQSAIIVCDGLIDYAKRYAKRARELASMERDLVRKKELETIAQNCEWIPAHPARNFWEALQCQWFVQTAYKLEQPTVGVISLGRFDQYMYPTFIKDYKAGVIDEEKALELMECLWFKIANYVPYNVTATNNYFEGYCHFEQTVLGGQTRYGQDASNELTYLVLRSKKEFPLHYPDLSVRVHSRTPDRLLYAIVELIKEGTGFPKLLNDEEIIPQLLHDGANTHDARDYTPCACTEVRLLDLDTYVTVGCNPNTVAALEMAINDGVVTIDGKKKKLMTPSIKFSDIKTYEDVLNNFTEAWDFLVKHYYIRQAALEISNAACLAAPFMSMLNDACVEALTDIHQPIFGIGLSKDTGNLSVIGFGTVIESLTAIKKLIFEDKAFDLEKLKEALETNFEDHERIRQMLLNVPQYGNNEHYADEIARQVDEIICGVMQCYQTPNGPQNLKFVPVTTHVAMGKRMGATPNGRKAGEAFSEGVSPTQGRDSQGPLATLISIAKAKSRKYNNNLARLVNIKISPQVLSGEKGTRDLMELIRTFVDLKLWHIQFFVINKSTLLKAQKNPEKYRNLIVRVAGYSAYFTELSPNLQNEIINRTEHQLC, from the coding sequence ATGGCTCAGGTAGCTTATTTAACCGAACAAGAAAAAAGAATTGAAAGCGGCCATGGTCAGATGAGTCCAAGGTCACGTATTAATGGTTTTCTTTCGAAATTTAGAGATCAGGTGCCAAGAATTGATATTCAAAGAGCGGTTCTTTTCACCGAATCCATGTCGCAAACAGAAGAGTATCCAATGAATATTAGAAGAGCAAAAGCTTTGCACCACATTTTTAACCATATTGATGTAGTTATTGAAGACAATGAACTGATAGTTGGAACTTGTGGTGGCGCTGGAAGGCATTCTATCCTCTTTCCAGAACTCCGGGGCCCCTGGCTTGAAAAAGCTCTAAAAGCTGCAAAGGAAGGTAACGGTTATAGGATTACAGATAAGGAGATACAAATCATAAAAGAAAAGGTTATTCCCTATTGGAAGGGTAAGAGTGCCCATGAAAGATATCTGTCTATGCTTCCAAATGAAACTAAGGAACTTATTTATGGCGATGATGACTGGGGTTCAGCTGGGCTCTTACAAGACAATGCAAATATTAATGCCACGTTGAACTGGGCTGGACATTACAAGAAGGTTATTGACAAAGGTTTACTGGCAATAAAAAAAGAAATGGAAGAACGTCTGAGCCAGGTTCGTAATAATGACTATAATAAAAAGGCCTTCCTGCAATCTGCAATTATAGTCTGTGATGGCCTCATTGATTATGCCAAGCGTTATGCCAAACGTGCCAGGGAATTAGCCTCTATGGAAAGGGACCTGGTGCGAAAAAAGGAACTGGAGACCATTGCTCAAAATTGTGAATGGATACCAGCTCACCCCGCACGAAATTTCTGGGAAGCTTTACAGTGCCAGTGGTTTGTACAAACAGCTTATAAATTGGAACAACCAACAGTAGGTGTAATTTCTCTGGGGCGTTTTGACCAGTATATGTATCCAACCTTTATAAAGGATTACAAAGCAGGGGTTATAGATGAAGAAAAAGCTCTTGAATTAATGGAATGCTTGTGGTTTAAAATTGCAAACTATGTTCCATATAATGTAACTGCCACAAATAATTATTTTGAGGGTTACTGCCATTTTGAACAAACAGTTCTTGGTGGTCAGACAAGGTATGGGCAGGACGCTTCAAACGAGTTAACATACCTTGTGCTTAGATCAAAAAAAGAATTTCCCCTTCACTATCCAGACCTTTCTGTTCGGGTACACTCCAGAACGCCTGATAGACTTTTGTACGCTATTGTAGAATTGATCAAAGAAGGAACAGGCTTCCCTAAACTGTTAAATGATGAAGAAATTATTCCCCAGCTTTTACATGATGGTGCCAATACTCACGATGCCAGGGATTATACGCCTTGCGCTTGTACTGAAGTAAGACTTCTTGATCTTGATACCTATGTAACTGTGGGGTGTAACCCGAATACAGTTGCAGCCCTGGAAATGGCAATAAATGACGGGGTGGTGACCATTGATGGAAAGAAAAAAAAGCTCATGACTCCATCTATAAAGTTTTCTGATATTAAGACCTATGAGGATGTATTGAATAATTTTACTGAGGCCTGGGATTTTTTGGTAAAACACTATTATATTCGCCAGGCTGCCTTGGAAATTTCAAATGCCGCCTGTTTAGCTGCACCTTTCATGTCAATGCTTAATGATGCCTGTGTTGAAGCACTAACTGATATTCACCAGCCTATTTTTGGCATAGGGCTATCCAAGGATACAGGGAATCTCAGTGTAATAGGTTTTGGTACAGTTATTGAGTCCCTCACTGCTATAAAAAAGTTAATCTTTGAAGATAAAGCTTTTGATTTAGAGAAATTGAAGGAGGCTCTAGAAACAAATTTTGAAGATCATGAAAGAATTAGACAAATGCTTTTGAATGTTCCGCAGTATGGTAATAACGAACACTATGCTGATGAGATTGCTCGTCAAGTGGATGAAATCATTTGCGGGGTAATGCAGTGTTATCAAACACCAAATGGTCCTCAAAATCTAAAGTTTGTTCCAGTTACGACTCATGTGGCAATGGGCAAGAGAATGGGAGCAACTCCAAATGGAAGAAAGGCTGGGGAAGCATTTTCCGAAGGGGTATCTCCAACCCAAGGCCGCGATAGCCAGGGTCCATTAGCTACTCTAATTTCAATTGCCAAAGCCAAAAGTCGTAAATACAACAATAACCTGGCCAGGCTGGTAAACATTAAAATCAGCCCACAGGTTTTGTCAGGTGAAAAGGGTACGCGGGACCTAATGGAACTTATAAGGACCTTTGTAGATTTAAAACTGTGGCACATTCAGTTTTTTGTGATTAACAAATCTACGTTATTAAAAGCACAAAAGAATCCAGAAAAGTATAGAAATCTAATTGTACGGGTCGCAGGGTATAGTGCCTATTTTACAGAATTAAGCCCTAATCTTCAAAACGAAATCATCAACCGTACAGAGCATCAGCTGTGTTAG
- a CDS encoding DUF3870 domain-containing protein: MKRMEGCILVGGNAKPPKEITVYKIMSVQLLIDVNTHRIVQSNFNLISPLTQACLEELVNGYCVEESLEPLFQTIKEKICLSTTGSLIQAIKNAVERYREKMGKQICSR; encoded by the coding sequence ATGAAAAGGATGGAGGGTTGTATACTGGTGGGTGGTAATGCTAAGCCGCCCAAGGAAATAACAGTTTACAAGATCATGTCGGTTCAGCTGCTCATTGACGTGAATACACATCGTATTGTGCAGTCTAATTTTAACTTGATTTCTCCCTTAACACAAGCCTGTCTGGAAGAACTGGTTAATGGATACTGCGTTGAGGAATCTCTGGAGCCATTGTTTCAAACCATAAAGGAAAAGATTTGCCTGTCCACCACAGGTTCGTTAATTCAGGCTATAAAAAATGCTGTTGAAAGATACAGGGAGAAAATGGGCAAACAAATATGCAGCAGATGA
- a CDS encoding glycyl-radical enzyme activating protein, whose product MQNKTGRLVNIQKYSVHDGPGIRDLVFMKGCSLKCIWCSNPETQLFDFQLAFNNTKCIGAKYCGYCAETCNEEAIIVDKKGLIQIDRSRCINCFSCVEVCCSKALHVFGVDMTVNEVFDKTQDQAETWRSNGGITISGGEPLMQADFLAELLEKYKNVGIHTAIETTGYCSWENLEKVARWCNLIYYDVKLMNPVKHKKYTGVDNKLILENLKRLTETFPELEIIVRTPVIPGINDKNEEIMEIVDFLIILKRIDDYELLAYHPYGSNKYKFLGMTYKMDGIGSPAKAQIEEMNQQARTRLDLGTSTTNK is encoded by the coding sequence TTGCAGAACAAGACTGGCCGATTAGTTAACATCCAAAAATATTCAGTTCATGATGGACCTGGTATTAGAGATTTAGTATTTATGAAAGGGTGCTCACTTAAATGCATCTGGTGTTCAAATCCTGAAACCCAGTTATTTGATTTCCAATTGGCCTTTAACAACACAAAATGTATTGGAGCCAAATACTGTGGATATTGTGCTGAAACATGTAATGAAGAGGCTATCATTGTTGACAAAAAAGGGTTAATCCAAATAGATAGGAGCAGATGCATTAATTGTTTCTCCTGTGTAGAAGTTTGCTGCTCCAAGGCGCTGCACGTTTTTGGTGTTGATATGACAGTCAATGAGGTATTTGATAAAACCCAAGACCAGGCAGAAACCTGGCGTTCAAATGGTGGTATAACCATTAGTGGAGGAGAACCCCTTATGCAGGCTGATTTTTTGGCAGAATTACTTGAAAAATATAAGAATGTAGGCATTCATACTGCTATTGAAACCACGGGCTATTGTTCATGGGAAAACCTTGAAAAAGTGGCTAGATGGTGTAATCTTATCTATTATGATGTGAAGCTAATGAATCCTGTAAAGCATAAAAAGTATACTGGGGTTGATAATAAACTTATTCTGGAAAACCTTAAAAGGCTGACAGAAACTTTCCCAGAGTTAGAAATTATAGTTCGTACTCCAGTTATACCAGGCATTAATGATAAAAATGAAGAGATCATGGAAATTGTAGATTTTCTAATTATCCTTAAAAGAATTGATGATTATGAGCTGCTTGCCTATCATCCTTATGGAAGCAACAAATATAAATTTTTGGGCATGACCTATAAAATGGATGGGATAGGTTCACCTGCAAAAGCCCAGATAGAAGAAATGAATCAACAAGCACGTACACGATTAGACCTAGGAACTAGTACAACTAACAAATAA